TACAACTTTAAATGCAGTTACCAGCGGAATTAAGGATATAAAGGGAAAAATTAGCTTTGCGGTTGACGAGCTGTCTATTTATAATAGAAGGACAATACTCTTTATTGACGAAATTCACCGGTTTAATAAAGCTCAGCAGGATGCCCTCCTTCCATATGTTGAAAACGGAACGATTATACTGGTGGGAGCAACAACGGAGAATCCTTATTTTGAGGTTAATCAGGCTTTGATTTCACGTTCGTTGGTTTTTGAATTTCAAAAAATAACAAATGAAGATATTAAAATGGTTGTTCGAAATGCCTTGAAGGATGAAGAAAGGGGCTACGGAAAAAAGAACATTGAGCTTGAAGATGATGCGCTGAATCATATAGTGGAGAACTCAAACGGTGACATAAGAAAGGCTTTGAGTGCATTGGAACTGGGAGTGGAAACTACTTCCGAAGTGAACGGCAGGATAATAATTGACATTAATGTAGCTGTTGAATGCATCCAAAGGAAGAAAATTGAATATGATAAAAACGGGGATAGTCATTATGACACAATTTCTGCATTTATTAAAAGTATGAGAGGATCAGACCCGGACGCTGCTGTGTTCTGGCTGGCAAAAATGATTAAAGCAGGAGAAGATCCTAAGTTTATTGCAAGAAGAATAATAATATGTGCTTCGGAAGATGTTGGTAATGCTGATCCGAGAGCACTGGAAGTTGCGGTTAATGCTTTTAAGGCTGTGGAGATAATAGGGTTTCCGGAGGGGCGCATAACATTGGCTCAGGCAGCAATTTACGTAGCCTGTGCACCTAAAAGCAATGCCTCGATCATAGCCATATCTAGAGCTATGGATGCCGTCGAAAAAAATTCACTTGAGGTTCCTTTACATCTAAGGGATTCCCACTATGGAGGAGCTGAAAAGCTTAACAGAGGAGTCAGCTATAAATATCCTCACGATTATGATAAATTTTATGTTAAACAGAGTTATCTTCCGGAAACTTTGAAGAACACAAGTTTTTATGAGCCAAAAGAATCAGGTTACGAAAGCAAAATGAAAAAATTTTTGGAGTACCTGAAACAGAGTTAGGGGGAGCTATGGACTATAAACTATTCAAATCAAATATTACTGATTCAAATGTTTTCGAAACTATCGAAAACAAGGTCGATTTTTACGGACTTGACGAAAATAATATCTATGATATTTCTGTTGAATATTACAACAATGATCTGAATGAAGAGATGTTAAACGAAAATGCAGCCTTTGAAATAAAAAGAAAGCACTATGTATTTATAAAAGAAGTCAGAAATTTGTTTGAAAAACACAATATAAAAATCAATAAGTTTCACCTGATGGGTACTATTATCGATTTAAAAGAAAATGAAATGAGTATTTCAATTTTAAAGTCAAACTATGATAAAAAAAGCAACACCGTATGGCCTTGCAAGGAAATCTTTATCTTTGAAGACAGTAAAAATAAATTAGACGACCTTCTTTTTAACAATCAAATATCAGAAGAAGACTATGAATCAAATTTAGAAATTCTCAAGGATGAACTGAATATTTACGAAAAAGAGGATGAAATGCAGTATTTAAATTAACAGTTCACCTCCTTTGTAACCTTATGAAATATTGTTAATAAAATAATATAGGGTGCAGCATTATAAAGGAGGAATTTCATGGAACTGTATATTATAACATTTATGCATGGAAGTTATGCTATTGCAGCATATAATAAATTACAGGGTTACGGTTTAAAAAATATTAAGGTGGCCCAAACCCCTTTCAGCATCAAGGGTGAATGCGATATGTGCATTAAAATGTATGACAGAAAAACATTGGATATTGTGCTGAATGAGTGCAGGAAAAGATATCCGGTGAGCAATGTATATATGGAAGCAAAGCAGGATGGCAGGACGGTTTATAAATTACTGCCCTGATGAAATAATGAAACAGCCGGCGATATTTTCGTCGGCTGTTTTGATTTACATTTGTGAATTTGAATGAATTCTCTTTAAATTTTATGAAATTAATGTTAAAATAGTTGGAACAAAGAATTTTTTGTTACATTATGGAAAGGATGGTACCGTATGTCGGATTCACAAATAACAAAAAAAGCGCTGGCTGAATCTATGAAGAAGCTAATGGAAGAAAGGCCCATGAAAAAAATAAATATTAGTGATATAGTTGAAGGCTGCGATATGAACAGACAGAGTTTTTACTATCATTTCAAAGACAAATATGATTTGGTCAACTGGATTTATTATACTGAATTCATAGTTACAATCAAGGATGTCCCCATGTCATCTTGGCAAATTCTTGAGAAAACATGCGATTTTTTCTATGAAAACAAAAAATTTTATAAAAATGCTTTTAAGGTTACAGGCCAGAATTCATTCTCAGAGTATTTTATAGAAGTTTTGCATCCTATACTTGTGGTCCATCTTAATGACGTACTTAAAAACAATAAGGATGTGGATTTCTATGCTACGTTTTATGCAGATGCTATAAGAGTTGCAATTTCAAGATGGCTGCTTGAGGAAGCAAAAATTCCTCCGGAGCAGTTTGTAGCTCTATTGAGAAATGCAATTGAAGGCGTTGCTATGTCAATACTGGAAAAAAATTAGGTATATTTTGCTTTCGGCATTGTTGAAGCAAGAATTTCATTCAGACTTTTGTTCTGAATGTTTAGTGATGTTTCATTCAAACTGTCCGAAATACTTATCTGACCTCGGCTGTTTATGCTTAAAAAGCAGGATTTTACTGAGATGATTTCGTTAATGCGCTCCAAATCACCATACAAATCCATCATAAATACCGGGTAATTATCTTTTACTCTCAGACTATTAATAAAATTTCGAATTTCTTGTGCAGTTTTAATGTTGCAGCTACGTTTTTTAATATACATGGCGAAGTTTGTTTTCAGTGACATCATAGTTTCGGCAGATTTGCCGCTTAATATATAATCTGCATTTTTGTCATCATAACTGTAAGATAATCCGCACAGGCACCTGTGTTTTTTAAGAACATTGAATTTTTCAGTTGCTGTTTTATTTTTTTTGTCACAATTGATTGATACAAAAATGCATAAGTTACTATGCAGGCTTAATTTTTCGATTACGTCATAATTTAAGGCATCAGGCTCTACAAATAAAGTGAATGCGCAATCATCATTTTCAAGTAATATATTGCTCAATGCCTTTAGGGGCATATTTTTTTCCAATAATATAAAATAGCTGTAAATTCCGACCTTTTTGCCGGCGCTTATTATTTTTAAAAGTTCTTCTTCCGTGAGCTCAATATGATCATCATTTTCAAAATTAAAAACTATTGCCCAAGGGATATTATATCCCAGTTTTTTTTCGTTTTCTCTTATTGTCCGCGTCCCGTATGTAAAGCTGTTATATCCGATGTTTATTCCGAAAACGGTCAACTTTTTATGGCTTATTTCTTTTACAAGGCTGTCAATTATATTATAGTAGAAGCTGTTTTCATTGCTTAATATTTCATGAGAAAGCTTAAAAAAATTCTTTTGAAAATTTCCAGATGCAAAGTATTCGCCTAAATCCAAGAGATTTCGTACACCTCTTTTCGGGTTATCCTCAATGTATCGTATTCCGTTTTCCACCGCCGTCTTAATAACAGTATAAATCAATTTGTTGTTTTCCATTTCATATCCCCTTTTCTGTAAAGGTATACCTATATTTATATACTATAGCTTTTATGTGATTTTTATATAGACAAAAATTTAAAATGTCTAAAATTTATACAAAAAATTAAATGTGTCTGAAATTAAGACAAAAAAAATTATTGTCTAGTGTAAGTATCGATGTAAGTTAATATAATGGCATTATAAAGTGAATTATTTTGAAGGGAGGATATGGGCAATATGACAATGGTTGAACTTCTTGAATCCTATGGATTGAAAAAAGTATTATCATATTTGGACGCAGATCCGGACAATAATATTCCTAAAATATTGGACTGGGTTGAAAAATTTGACAGGGATGGTGTTGTGGAAAGGCAGATGAACACCATCAAAAAGTCTCTTAAGAATAAAGATGGAAACTGGTATAAGCTTACAAAGAGTCTGTACACAGATATTGACCCAGAAGTAAGAAAAAAAATATTTGAGAATTTTATAATAAATGCCACGATAATAGGAGGACAGAGGCAAAGAAAGGCTAGAGCGGAAAATGAATGCAATATTCCGTGGGCAATTCTTATGGATCCAACTTCGGCATGTAATCTGCACTGCACAGGATGCTGGGCTGCAGATTATGGAAATAAGATGAACATGGACTATGAAACTCTGGACAGTATTATTAATCAGGGCAAAAAGCTGGGGACGTTCATGTATATTTATTCCGGCGGAGAACCTCTTGTGCGAAAGAAAGACATTATTAAACTTTGTGAAAAACATAGTGATTGTGCATTTTTGGCATTTACAAATTCAACGCTGATTGATGAGGAATTTGCTGACGATATGCTGCGAGTTAAAAATTTCATCCCTGCCATAAGTGTTGAAGGCTTTGAAGATGAGACAGATTTCAGAAGGGGAAACGGGGCATACAAAGCAATTATAAAGGCAATGGAAATACTCAAGAACAAGAAGCTTCCTTTTGGTATATCTTGCTGTTATACAAGAAAAAATGCTGATGTTATAGGCAGCGAGAAATATTTTGATGACATGATTAAAAAAGGCGCGAAATTTGCATGGTTTTTTACTTACATGCCAGTGGGAACAGATGCAGTGCCTGAACTTCTAGCAACCGCAGAGCAGAGAGAGTACATGTATCATCAAATAAGAGAGTTCAGAAAAACAAAACCAATATTTACCCTTGATTTCTGGAATGACGGAGAATATGTGGACGGATGTATAGCAGGGGGAAGGTGCTACCTGCACATAAATGCAAACGGAGATATTGAACCATGTGCGTTCATACATTACTCGGATGCAAATATTCACAAAAACACATTGCTGGAGGCATACAAAAAGCCATTGTTTATGCAGTACAGGCAAAATCAGCCGTTTAATAAAAATCATTTGAGACCTTGTCCGCTTTTGGATAACGCTGGACGTCTTACGGATATGGTAGAAAAATCAGGCGCAGCTTCAACAGACTTCATAAGCCCTGAGAATGTACGAAACCTGAGTGCAAAATGCAGTGATGCGGCTGCTAATTGGGCACCTGTGGCAGA
Above is a window of Sedimentibacter sp. MB35-C1 DNA encoding:
- a CDS encoding replication-associated recombination protein A; this encodes MNIFEMQYENNIKKKGPLAERMRPMNLSDFVGQKHIVGEGRILNRAIKADKLSSAIFYGPPGTGKTTLARIIAENTNNNFTTLNAVTSGIKDIKGKISFAVDELSIYNRRTILFIDEIHRFNKAQQDALLPYVENGTIILVGATTENPYFEVNQALISRSLVFEFQKITNEDIKMVVRNALKDEERGYGKKNIELEDDALNHIVENSNGDIRKALSALELGVETTSEVNGRIIIDINVAVECIQRKKIEYDKNGDSHYDTISAFIKSMRGSDPDAAVFWLAKMIKAGEDPKFIARRIIICASEDVGNADPRALEVAVNAFKAVEIIGFPEGRITLAQAAIYVACAPKSNASIIAISRAMDAVEKNSLEVPLHLRDSHYGGAEKLNRGVSYKYPHDYDKFYVKQSYLPETLKNTSFYEPKESGYESKMKKFLEYLKQS
- a CDS encoding putative Se/S carrier-like protein; protein product: MELYIITFMHGSYAIAAYNKLQGYGLKNIKVAQTPFSIKGECDMCIKMYDRKTLDIVLNECRKRYPVSNVYMEAKQDGRTVYKLLP
- a CDS encoding TetR/AcrR family transcriptional regulator C-terminal domain-containing protein gives rise to the protein MSDSQITKKALAESMKKLMEERPMKKINISDIVEGCDMNRQSFYYHFKDKYDLVNWIYYTEFIVTIKDVPMSSWQILEKTCDFFYENKKFYKNAFKVTGQNSFSEYFIEVLHPILVVHLNDVLKNNKDVDFYATFYADAIRVAISRWLLEEAKIPPEQFVALLRNAIEGVAMSILEKN
- a CDS encoding radical SAM protein, with the protein product MGNMTMVELLESYGLKKVLSYLDADPDNNIPKILDWVEKFDRDGVVERQMNTIKKSLKNKDGNWYKLTKSLYTDIDPEVRKKIFENFIINATIIGGQRQRKARAENECNIPWAILMDPTSACNLHCTGCWAADYGNKMNMDYETLDSIINQGKKLGTFMYIYSGGEPLVRKKDIIKLCEKHSDCAFLAFTNSTLIDEEFADDMLRVKNFIPAISVEGFEDETDFRRGNGAYKAIIKAMEILKNKKLPFGISCCYTRKNADVIGSEKYFDDMIKKGAKFAWFFTYMPVGTDAVPELLATAEQREYMYHQIREFRKTKPIFTLDFWNDGEYVDGCIAGGRCYLHINANGDIEPCAFIHYSDANIHKNTLLEAYKKPLFMQYRQNQPFNKNHLRPCPLLDNAGRLTDMVEKSGAASTDFISPENVRNLSAKCSDAAANWAPVADKLWEESGKCSDCKKRSS